One part of the Bacillus sp. FJAT-27916 genome encodes these proteins:
- the coaBC gene encoding bifunctional phosphopantothenoylcysteine decarboxylase/phosphopantothenate--cysteine ligase CoaBC codes for MLKDKKILLFVTGGIAVYKAATLTSKLVQAGAEVKVVMSESAMKFVTPLTFQSLSRNDVFFDTFDEKIPGKIAHIDLADWADAAVIAPATANIIGKLANGIADDMVSTILLAVTAPLFIAPAMNVHMYEHKAVQRNMNRLREDGYSFIEPNEGYLACGYVGKGRLEEPEAIVEVLSAHFDPGTRPLYGKRILITAGPTREKIDPVRYVSNYSTGKMGYSLAEAALKMGAEVTVVSGPVTVIPPSGARVISVESALEMYEAVMEEMTKADIIIGTAAVADYKPLQAASQKVKKQDGDMSLAMTRTKDILAEAGRRKNGQILIGFAAETNNVEEYAKKKLVKKNADMIVANDVMKEGAGFGTDTNIVTLYKKDGTSVELPLMSKLETAEAILNEAARMEPIEANV; via the coding sequence ATGCTGAAAGATAAGAAAATCCTTTTGTTTGTTACCGGCGGAATTGCCGTTTATAAAGCAGCGACCCTAACGAGCAAGCTTGTGCAGGCAGGGGCAGAGGTTAAGGTTGTTATGAGTGAATCTGCCATGAAGTTTGTCACACCGCTCACGTTTCAGTCCTTGTCTAGAAATGACGTCTTCTTTGACACATTTGATGAAAAAATCCCTGGGAAGATTGCTCATATCGATTTGGCTGATTGGGCAGATGCTGCTGTTATTGCTCCTGCGACAGCCAATATCATTGGGAAATTGGCGAACGGGATTGCAGATGATATGGTGTCTACCATTCTGCTTGCTGTAACGGCTCCACTTTTCATTGCACCAGCGATGAATGTCCATATGTATGAGCATAAGGCAGTGCAGCGCAATATGAATCGCTTGCGTGAGGATGGCTATTCCTTTATTGAACCGAATGAAGGATATCTGGCCTGTGGTTATGTCGGAAAAGGCAGGCTGGAGGAGCCGGAGGCCATTGTCGAAGTGCTGAGCGCGCACTTTGATCCAGGTACACGTCCTTTATATGGGAAAAGGATCCTTATTACGGCAGGACCCACCCGAGAGAAAATTGACCCAGTCCGATATGTATCTAATTATTCAACAGGAAAGATGGGCTATTCTCTGGCAGAGGCAGCGCTGAAGATGGGGGCTGAGGTCACCGTGGTAAGCGGTCCAGTTACCGTCATACCGCCGTCTGGCGCCCGAGTCATTTCAGTTGAGAGTGCATTGGAGATGTATGAGGCAGTCATGGAGGAAATGACAAAAGCAGATATTATCATCGGCACAGCCGCTGTGGCAGATTATAAACCGCTTCAAGCAGCAAGCCAGAAGGTCAAGAAGCAGGATGGAGATATGAGCCTGGCGATGACCAGGACGAAAGATATTCTAGCGGAAGCCGGGAGACGAAAAAACGGACAAATTCTAATCGGTTTCGCTGCGGAAACGAATAATGTGGAAGAGTACGCCAAGAAAAAGCTTGTGAAGAAGAATGCGGATATGATTGTGGCCAATGATGTCATGAAAGAGGGAGCAGGCTTTGGCACAGACACAAATATTGTGACACTTTACAAGAAAGATGGCACCTCAGTGGAATTGCCGTTAATGAGCAAGCTTGAGACTGCAGAGGCAATTCTGAATGAAGCAGCCAGGATGGAACCCATCGAGGCAAATGTGTAA
- the rpoZ gene encoding DNA-directed RNA polymerase subunit omega yields the protein MLYPSIDALLTKIDSKYSLVSVAAKRARFLQESGEPSRIAKPVSHKYVGKALEEIHSGDLTYKVVSDEVLDY from the coding sequence ATGTTATATCCATCTATTGACGCATTGTTAACGAAAATTGATTCAAAGTATTCTTTAGTATCTGTGGCAGCTAAGCGTGCCCGCTTCTTACAGGAATCAGGCGAGCCTTCTAGAATCGCAAAGCCGGTTTCACATAAATATGTCGGCAAAGCGCTTGAAGAAATCCATTCAGGCGACCTTACCTACAAAGTTGTTTCAGACGAAGTTCTAGATTATTGA
- the gmk gene encoding guanylate kinase: MEEKGLLIVLSGPSGVGKGTVRKAIFDQPDVNFEYSISATSRKPREGEVHGVDYFFKTREQFENMIANDELLEHAEYVGNYYGTPIEYVKKTLEEGKDVFLEIEVQGAKQVREKFPDGLFIFLAPPSLKELENRIVTRGTETDELIRNRMKAAREEIEMMNLYDYVVENDRVEHACERINSIVVAEHLRRERVEKRYRKLLEEEK, translated from the coding sequence TTGGAAGAAAAAGGATTATTAATCGTATTATCGGGGCCATCAGGTGTTGGAAAAGGAACGGTAAGAAAAGCCATCTTTGACCAGCCTGATGTTAATTTTGAATATTCTATCTCAGCGACCTCCCGTAAGCCTAGGGAGGGAGAGGTTCATGGGGTTGATTATTTCTTCAAAACGCGTGAGCAATTTGAAAACATGATTGCCAATGATGAACTGCTTGAGCATGCTGAATATGTTGGCAATTATTATGGCACTCCGATTGAGTACGTTAAGAAGACCTTGGAGGAAGGAAAGGACGTCTTCCTTGAGATTGAAGTACAAGGGGCAAAGCAAGTTAGAGAGAAATTCCCGGATGGGCTGTTTATTTTCCTTGCGCCTCCAAGTCTGAAGGAATTGGAGAACCGCATCGTGACAAGGGGAACGGAAACGGATGAGTTAATCCGCAACCGCATGAAAGCTGCTCGTGAAGAAATTGAAATGATGAACCTATATGATTATGTGGTCGAAAATGATCGTGTCGAGCATGCATGTGAGCGAATCAATTCTATTGTTGTTGCTGAGCATCTCCGCCGTGAACGTGTGGAAAAACGATATCGAAAACTATTGGAGGAAGAAAAATAA
- the remA gene encoding extracellular matrix/biofilm regulator RemA, with protein MSIKLINIGFGNIVSANRIVTIVSPESAPIKRIIQDARDKGSLVDATYGRRTRAVIITDSDHVVLSAVQPETVAARLHDRDESVSEG; from the coding sequence ATGTCAATCAAATTAATCAATATCGGTTTTGGGAACATCGTTTCCGCCAATCGTATTGTAACCATTGTTAGTCCGGAGTCGGCACCTATAAAGAGAATTATCCAGGATGCAAGGGATAAAGGCTCATTAGTGGATGCCACGTATGGAAGAAGGACGCGCGCAGTCATCATTACAGATAGTGACCATGTCGTTTTATCAGCTGTTCAGCCGGAAACGGTAGCAGCAAGATTACATGATCGAGATGAAAGCGTGTCGGAAGGATAG
- a CDS encoding YicC/YloC family endoribonuclease, translated as MILSMTGYGRAKNEDDTLAITVEMKSVNHRFFECSIRSPRQLMMYEDRMKKIIQQKLQRGRIEVFISLQGEGAVKRVVTPNWELMDQIMNISSEFNSRFSAFTETKLTDLLQLEHFIQIEEKEQDNSSLEGLLLKTVEEAAAHLSSMREKEGQFLKQDLLGHLQKLQGELEVVERLAPTVPKAYEARLKQKLEEAVGDAYDKNRLLTEIALFTDKADIHEEISRLKSHIVQFAEGLEASGPIGRKLDFLIQEMNRETNTIGSKASDSGIAKEVVEMKAILEKMKEQVQNVE; from the coding sequence ATGATCTTAAGCATGACTGGTTATGGAAGAGCAAAAAACGAAGATGATACATTGGCTATTACTGTAGAGATGAAAAGTGTCAATCACCGTTTTTTTGAGTGCAGTATCCGATCGCCTCGACAATTAATGATGTATGAAGACAGAATGAAAAAGATTATTCAGCAAAAGTTACAAAGGGGTAGAATTGAAGTCTTTATCAGCCTCCAAGGAGAAGGGGCTGTTAAGCGGGTTGTAACGCCTAACTGGGAACTAATGGACCAGATTATGAATATATCATCTGAATTCAACAGCAGGTTCAGCGCTTTTACAGAAACGAAGCTGACCGACCTGCTCCAGCTTGAGCACTTCATTCAGATAGAGGAAAAAGAACAGGACAACTCAAGTCTCGAAGGCTTGCTGTTGAAGACTGTGGAAGAAGCAGCCGCACATCTATCCTCCATGAGGGAGAAGGAAGGCCAATTTCTAAAACAGGATTTATTGGGACATTTACAAAAGCTTCAGGGGGAACTTGAGGTTGTCGAAAGGCTTGCTCCGACTGTGCCGAAAGCTTATGAAGCACGATTGAAGCAAAAACTTGAAGAAGCTGTCGGGGATGCTTATGATAAAAATAGGCTGCTGACTGAGATTGCTTTGTTTACGGATAAAGCGGATATACATGAAGAAATCTCAAGGCTGAAAAGCCATATTGTCCAATTTGCTGAGGGTCTGGAGGCATCCGGTCCTATTGGAAGAAAGCTTGATTTCCTCATCCAGGAAATGAATCGTGAAACCAATACAATTGGTTCTAAGGCAAGTGATTCAGGCATCGCAAAAGAAGTGGTCGAAATGAAGGCGATTCTTGAGAAAATGAAAGAGCAAGTCCAAAATGTAGAATAA
- a CDS encoding calcium-translocating P-type ATPase, SERCA-type, protein MKLVEMDKEQLQSAFNVDMKKGLSHQEAKKRLKQYGQNELAEGEKQSALILFFNQFKDFMVLILLAATLVSGLLGEYVDAIAIIMIVLVNGFLGFFQERKAEKSLSALKEMAAPQMMVQRDGLWTKVQAKDCVPGDIVKFVSGDRIGADIRITKAQSLEVEESALTGESLPVMKSEGAMVKESAGIGDQVNMAFMGTLVTRGSGEGVVVATGMKTAMGQIADLLQNAQSQQTPLQIRLEQLGKILIVAALFLTLLVVGIGVLQGNNLYTMVLAGVSLAVAAIPEGLPAIVTVALSLGVQRMIRKNAIVRKLPAVETLGCASVICSDKTGTMTENKMMVTRLWIGGRDWTVTGKGFEPSGEFECLQGSTDDTEVRQLLTYGILCNNAELKLKKKNYYIEGDPTEGAMLVAAMKKGIDRQLQFENYQLLKEFPFESERKLMSVMVKDANGRQFVITKGAPDVLLGRCGSVQMNGRMQRMDEKMLSTIMASTEQMAEQALRTIAVAYKSVPANTAILDENDAECELVFLGLQGMMDPPRAEVAQAVQECRDAGIKTVMITGDHMITAKAIGENLGIYRKGDRVISGAELDKMSAEDLTEVVEETSVFARVSPEHKLKIVSAFQERGHIVAMTGDGVNDAPAIKAADIGIAMGISGTDVAKETSSLILLDDNFATIKAAIKEGRNIYENIRKFIRYLLASNVGEILVMLFAMIIGLPLPLLPIQILWVNLVTDGLPAMALGLDQPEENVMKRPPRHPKEGVFARGLGWKIISRGFLIGSATLLAFVTVYKSNPDNLQYAQTVAFATLVLAQLIHVFDCRSEKSIFSRNPFGNKYLVWAVLSSIALMVVALYYPPLQAVFHTVSIEPRDWLLIVGMASIPTFLLAGTFYVSKSK, encoded by the coding sequence ATGAAGTTGGTAGAAATGGACAAAGAACAGTTACAATCCGCTTTTAATGTCGATATGAAAAAGGGATTGAGCCATCAGGAGGCAAAGAAACGCTTAAAGCAATACGGACAGAATGAACTGGCAGAGGGTGAGAAGCAGTCTGCGCTCATACTGTTCTTCAATCAATTTAAGGATTTCATGGTTTTAATCCTGCTTGCGGCCACCCTGGTGAGCGGGTTGCTTGGAGAGTATGTTGATGCTATTGCGATTATCATGATTGTGCTTGTTAACGGATTTTTGGGTTTTTTCCAAGAACGGAAGGCAGAGAAGTCTTTATCTGCGTTAAAGGAAATGGCAGCGCCGCAAATGATGGTGCAAAGGGATGGTTTATGGACGAAGGTTCAGGCTAAGGACTGTGTTCCGGGAGATATCGTTAAATTTGTCAGCGGTGACCGGATTGGCGCAGATATCCGCATCACGAAGGCGCAAAGCCTGGAGGTGGAGGAGTCTGCCTTAACCGGTGAATCTCTTCCGGTTATGAAATCGGAAGGTGCAATGGTAAAGGAAAGCGCAGGTATTGGTGATCAGGTGAATATGGCCTTTATGGGAACGCTCGTGACGAGAGGGTCTGGCGAGGGAGTGGTTGTTGCAACCGGGATGAAAACAGCGATGGGACAGATTGCTGATTTACTGCAGAATGCCCAAAGTCAGCAAACTCCGCTGCAAATTCGGCTTGAGCAATTAGGGAAGATCTTAATTGTGGCTGCCTTGTTCCTGACCTTATTAGTGGTTGGTATTGGCGTTTTGCAAGGAAATAATTTATATACAATGGTTCTTGCCGGAGTATCACTCGCTGTTGCGGCTATTCCAGAAGGATTGCCAGCCATTGTCACGGTTGCTCTCTCGCTCGGCGTGCAGCGGATGATTCGAAAAAATGCCATTGTGCGCAAGCTGCCTGCGGTTGAGACGTTAGGGTGTGCATCGGTTATTTGTTCAGACAAAACCGGGACCATGACCGAGAATAAAATGATGGTGACAAGGCTCTGGATTGGCGGCCGGGATTGGACGGTTACCGGTAAGGGGTTTGAACCTTCAGGTGAGTTTGAATGCTTGCAGGGAAGCACGGATGACACAGAGGTCAGGCAGCTTTTGACTTACGGAATTCTTTGTAATAATGCTGAACTGAAATTAAAGAAAAAGAATTATTATATAGAAGGCGATCCGACTGAAGGGGCCATGCTTGTTGCAGCTATGAAAAAAGGAATCGATCGTCAGCTTCAATTTGAGAATTATCAGCTATTAAAGGAATTTCCGTTTGAATCTGAGCGGAAGCTGATGAGTGTAATGGTTAAGGATGCGAATGGCAGGCAATTTGTCATTACAAAGGGAGCCCCGGATGTGCTGCTTGGCCGATGCGGCTCTGTACAAATGAATGGGCGCATGCAGCGGATGGATGAGAAGATGCTATCAACCATTATGGCCTCAACGGAGCAAATGGCTGAACAAGCCCTGCGAACGATTGCGGTTGCTTATAAAAGTGTTCCTGCCAATACGGCGATCCTTGATGAGAATGATGCGGAATGTGAACTCGTTTTCCTTGGATTGCAGGGAATGATGGACCCGCCGAGGGCAGAGGTGGCCCAGGCTGTTCAGGAATGCCGGGATGCGGGAATCAAGACGGTGATGATTACAGGCGACCATATGATAACCGCAAAGGCAATAGGAGAGAACCTCGGCATTTATCGAAAAGGCGACAGAGTCATTTCTGGAGCGGAATTGGACAAAATGTCAGCTGAGGACCTGACGGAGGTCGTGGAGGAAACATCCGTGTTTGCACGCGTGTCTCCGGAGCATAAGCTGAAGATTGTATCTGCATTCCAGGAAAGAGGCCATATCGTCGCAATGACGGGAGATGGCGTCAATGATGCTCCGGCAATCAAGGCAGCTGATATTGGCATTGCGATGGGGATTTCTGGTACAGATGTTGCAAAGGAGACCTCCTCTTTAATTCTCTTGGATGATAATTTCGCCACGATTAAGGCAGCGATTAAGGAAGGACGGAATATTTACGAAAATATTCGAAAGTTCATCCGTTATTTGCTCGCCTCAAATGTTGGGGAAATCTTGGTCATGTTGTTTGCCATGATCATCGGGCTGCCGCTTCCACTCTTGCCAATCCAAATTTTATGGGTGAATCTCGTAACAGATGGGTTGCCGGCAATGGCACTTGGGCTTGATCAGCCGGAGGAAAATGTAATGAAACGTCCGCCGCGGCACCCGAAGGAGGGGGTATTTGCCAGAGGTCTTGGCTGGAAGATTATCTCGAGGGGATTTTTGATTGGTTCGGCGACCTTGCTGGCATTTGTGACGGTCTATAAGTCAAATCCGGATAATCTACAATATGCCCAGACGGTTGCCTTCGCCACTTTAGTGCTAGCACAGTTGATCCATGTATTCGACTGCAGGAGCGAGAAGTCGATCTTCTCACGCAATCCCTTTGGGAACAAGTACCTCGTGTGGGCTGTGCTCTCCTCTATTGCGTTAATGGTCGTCGCGCTTTATTATCCGCCGCTTCAGGCAGTGTTCCATACCGTCTCGATTGAACCTCGGGATTGGCTCTTGATTGTTGGTATGGCATCGATTCCAACTTTTTTGCTGGCTGGAACATTTTATGTAAGTAAATCGAAATAA
- a CDS encoding Rqc2 family fibronectin-binding protein, producing MSFDGFFTRAMTEELSATLKSGRITKIHQPYKNELILVVRAGRENHKLLLSAHPSYARVQLTGESYENPTDAPMFCMLLRKHLEGYFIERIEQPGLERLITFKVNGRNEIGDLAPKLLIIEIMGKHSNIILVDEEKNMIIDCIKHVPPSLNSYRTLLPGHPYVLPPEQDKFSPLTDMEKGLTHLDYFAGRLDKQLVSTFQGMSPLLAKEITYRAGLVNRETLPESFKSLMEQIDSHQYEPTLITGGPKEAFYLLDLEHVKGSKKHYDSLSELLDRFYFQKADRDRVKQQAHDLERLLQNEKEKNEKKLLKLEETLADSEKAEIFKKYGELITSHIYALKKGMKQAEVIDFYDENQPSLTIELNERLTPSENAQKYFAKYQKAKKSVSYVNEQIELTKKEIDYLDNLIHQMNTASPRDLLEIREELEEGGYVKKRVSKKGSKKKDLKPTLDTYVSSDGTEILVGKNNKQNEYLTNRLAPKNALWFHTKDIPGSHVVIRDAEPSDQTIKEAATLAAYFSKARQSSQVPVDSTLIRHVKKPAGAKPGFVTYDNQTTYYVTPDEELVLSLKK from the coding sequence ATGTCCTTTGACGGATTTTTCACTAGAGCCATGACGGAGGAACTATCCGCCACGCTCAAAAGCGGACGAATTACGAAGATTCACCAGCCATATAAGAATGAATTAATTCTCGTTGTCAGAGCCGGAAGAGAAAACCATAAGCTTCTCCTCTCTGCCCATCCAAGCTATGCGCGTGTTCAGCTGACAGGAGAAAGCTATGAAAACCCAACAGACGCCCCAATGTTTTGCATGCTGCTTCGCAAGCATTTGGAAGGATATTTTATAGAAAGAATTGAACAGCCGGGCCTTGAGAGGCTCATAACCTTTAAGGTCAATGGGCGTAACGAAATCGGGGATCTCGCTCCAAAGCTGTTGATTATTGAAATTATGGGGAAACACAGCAATATCATCCTTGTTGATGAGGAAAAGAACATGATCATTGATTGCATCAAGCATGTTCCCCCATCCTTAAACAGCTACCGGACCTTGCTGCCTGGCCACCCATATGTTCTTCCGCCTGAGCAGGATAAATTCAGCCCATTGACAGACATGGAGAAGGGATTAACCCACCTTGATTATTTTGCCGGGCGATTAGACAAACAGCTTGTTTCAACCTTTCAAGGGATGTCCCCACTCCTCGCCAAGGAGATTACGTATCGAGCAGGATTGGTAAACAGGGAAACACTTCCCGAAAGCTTCAAAAGCTTAATGGAGCAGATTGATTCCCATCAATATGAACCAACCTTAATCACCGGCGGGCCGAAGGAAGCCTTCTACCTCCTTGATCTAGAACATGTAAAAGGCTCAAAAAAGCATTATGACTCATTAAGCGAGCTCCTCGACCGCTTCTATTTCCAAAAGGCAGACAGGGACCGCGTTAAGCAGCAAGCCCATGACCTTGAACGTCTCCTGCAAAACGAAAAAGAAAAAAATGAGAAGAAATTGCTAAAGCTCGAGGAAACACTTGCTGATTCTGAAAAGGCAGAAATCTTCAAAAAATACGGCGAGCTAATCACAAGCCATATATACGCCTTGAAAAAAGGCATGAAGCAAGCAGAGGTTATCGACTTCTATGATGAAAACCAGCCGAGCCTCACGATTGAGTTGAACGAACGGCTTACACCATCCGAGAATGCTCAAAAATATTTCGCCAAATACCAAAAGGCGAAAAAATCCGTAAGCTATGTAAACGAACAAATCGAGCTCACGAAAAAAGAAATCGATTATCTCGATAATCTCATTCACCAAATGAACACCGCTTCCCCAAGGGACTTATTGGAGATTCGCGAGGAACTCGAGGAAGGCGGCTACGTCAAGAAGCGCGTCAGCAAAAAAGGCAGCAAGAAAAAAGACTTGAAGCCAACACTCGACACCTATGTCTCAAGTGACGGCACCGAAATTCTCGTCGGTAAAAACAACAAGCAAAATGAATACCTGACCAACCGGCTTGCACCAAAGAATGCCCTCTGGTTCCATACAAAGGATATCCCAGGCTCCCATGTCGTCATCCGGGATGCCGAACCATCGGACCAGACAATCAAAGAGGCGGCCACCCTCGCTGCCTACTTCAGCAAAGCACGCCAATCAAGCCAGGTACCAGTTGACTCAACCTTAATCAGACATGTCAAAAAACCAGCCGGCGCAAAACCAGGATTCGTCACCTATGATAATCAAACAACATATTATGTGACACCAGATGAAGAACTTGTGCTTTCATTAAAGAAGTAA
- a CDS encoding SdpI family protein has product MKKHLLSIILIAISAATWLVCFPSLPEQVPVHWGADGADGYQPKAMAFFTLHALMIGIYLFMTAIPKIDPKKKNYKYFSKAYYVTNLSIVILFFIINMLILLTSLGYDIPMKSLAVLLVGLLFLVIGNYMQQAKQNFFFGIRTPWALMDETNWRKTHRLGGRLFMIGGVMILLTFFLPANYEMYIMFSVVAMVSVIPMAYSYLLFRKIDNQG; this is encoded by the coding sequence ATGAAAAAACATCTACTATCCATCATCCTGATTGCCATCTCGGCAGCGACATGGCTGGTCTGTTTCCCATCCTTGCCAGAGCAGGTACCGGTTCACTGGGGAGCAGATGGAGCAGACGGCTATCAGCCAAAAGCTATGGCCTTCTTCACCCTGCATGCACTTATGATCGGCATCTACCTCTTTATGACAGCCATTCCGAAGATTGACCCGAAGAAAAAGAATTACAAGTATTTTTCCAAAGCTTACTATGTGACAAACCTCAGTATCGTTATTTTATTCTTTATCATTAATATGCTGATTCTTCTAACCTCTCTTGGGTATGACATCCCAATGAAAAGCTTGGCTGTGCTGCTCGTTGGCCTGCTCTTTCTAGTCATCGGTAATTATATGCAGCAGGCAAAGCAAAACTTCTTCTTCGGCATCCGTACACCGTGGGCATTAATGGATGAAACCAATTGGAGAAAAACACACCGTCTCGGCGGCAGGCTGTTTATGATTGGCGGGGTCATGATCCTGCTGACCTTCTTCCTGCCAGCAAACTATGAAATGTATATCATGTTTTCAGTCGTTGCAATGGTCTCCGTTATACCAATGGCATACTCCTATTTATTATTTCGGAAGATAGATAATCAAGGGTAA
- a CDS encoding autorepressor SdpR family transcription factor: MNDTFKALSDPTRRKILDLLKDEDLTAGEIHQHFDMSKPSISQHLKILKGAGLVHDIKKGQYVYYSLNTTVLQELVSWVYDITGSEKKD, encoded by the coding sequence ATGAACGATACCTTTAAAGCATTATCAGACCCAACCAGAAGAAAAATTTTGGACCTATTGAAAGACGAGGACTTAACTGCCGGAGAGATTCACCAGCATTTTGACATGTCAAAGCCAAGTATCTCCCAGCATTTGAAGATCTTAAAAGGAGCGGGCCTTGTCCATGACATTAAAAAAGGCCAATATGTCTATTACTCGCTGAACACAACCGTTTTGCAGGAACTGGTTTCGTGGGTTTACGATATTACCGGCTCAGAGAAGAAAGACTAA
- the pyrE gene encoding orotate phosphoribosyltransferase, with protein sequence MNKQTIAEHLLNIKAVSLKPNDPFTWSSGLKSPIYCDNRLTLSYPAVRKEIAQGLAELIQTKFPQAKVVAGTATAGIPHAAWVSEILNLPMVYVRSSAKGHGKGNQIEGIVKEGDKVVVVEDLISTGGSSITCVQALRDAGCHVEGVVSIFTYELEKATAAFKEADIPYFSLTDFTTLTDAAKEKQSISEDELESLRKWKANPAEWGK encoded by the coding sequence ATGAACAAACAAACAATCGCCGAACATTTACTAAACATCAAGGCTGTTTCCTTAAAGCCGAATGATCCGTTTACTTGGTCTTCCGGGTTAAAATCTCCCATTTATTGCGATAACCGTCTCACCCTATCTTATCCCGCAGTGCGCAAAGAGATTGCTCAAGGCCTAGCAGAGCTGATTCAGACAAAATTCCCGCAAGCAAAGGTTGTTGCAGGTACAGCAACAGCTGGAATCCCGCATGCCGCATGGGTAAGCGAAATCCTTAACCTTCCAATGGTCTATGTACGCTCCAGCGCAAAAGGCCATGGGAAAGGAAACCAGATTGAAGGAATAGTAAAAGAAGGCGATAAGGTGGTCGTTGTCGAAGATTTGATTTCCACTGGCGGAAGCTCTATTACATGTGTGCAAGCATTGCGAGATGCCGGATGCCATGTTGAAGGAGTCGTCTCAATCTTTACATACGAGCTGGAAAAAGCAACGGCTGCATTTAAGGAAGCAGATATCCCTTATTTCTCGCTAACAGATTTCACTACACTGACTGATGCGGCCAAAGAAAAACAGTCCATCTCAGAAGATGAACTGGAAAGCTTAAGGAAATGGAAAGCCAACCCTGCTGAGTGGGGGAAATAA
- the pyrF gene encoding orotidine-5'-phosphate decarboxylase — protein sequence MNNTPVIALDFAGKEEALQLLKRFPDEKLAVKIGMELYYAEGPSIVTAIKEMGHDVFLDLKLHDIPNTVKKAMERLAVLGADMVNVHAAGGQAMMEAALEGLDKGISAGKCRPLCIAVTQLTSTTESQMQKEQLIKESLTESVLHYGQLAKAANLDGVVCSVHEAMDIHKHIGTDFLTVTPGIRLANDQKGDQKRIATPAEARRQTSDFIVVGRSITAAENPLEAYHTILKEWERNK from the coding sequence ATGAACAATACACCGGTTATCGCGCTTGATTTTGCCGGAAAGGAAGAGGCACTGCAATTATTAAAAAGGTTCCCTGATGAGAAGTTAGCGGTGAAGATTGGGATGGAGCTTTATTATGCAGAGGGTCCATCAATCGTGACCGCCATAAAGGAAATGGGCCATGATGTATTTCTGGATCTGAAGCTGCACGATATTCCAAATACGGTCAAAAAGGCGATGGAGCGTCTTGCTGTTCTCGGAGCTGATATGGTCAATGTCCACGCAGCAGGAGGTCAGGCGATGATGGAGGCCGCCTTGGAAGGACTTGATAAGGGGATTTCCGCTGGGAAATGCCGTCCATTATGCATCGCGGTTACCCAACTGACGAGCACGACAGAGTCCCAGATGCAAAAAGAACAATTAATCAAGGAGTCATTGACAGAGAGTGTGCTGCACTACGGTCAGCTGGCAAAGGCAGCCAATTTGGACGGGGTTGTTTGCTCCGTGCATGAAGCGATGGACATACATAAACATATAGGGACGGATTTCCTGACAGTAACCCCGGGAATTCGTCTGGCAAATGATCAAAAAGGTGATCAGAAGCGAATTGCAACACCAGCAGAGGCTAGAAGACAAACGAGCGACTTCATCGTTGTTGGAAGATCAATCACAGCGGCTGAAAATCCGCTTGAAGCCTACCATACAATCTTAAAGGAATGGGAGAGAAACAAATGA